The Humulus lupulus chromosome 7, drHumLupu1.1, whole genome shotgun sequence region GATAGAgtataaatattattctaattttttatgtAGTTACTAAAatctttaataaaaattaaaatcatgtattatatattattataataatgatatttcataatatttaaatttatattaatataattattaaatatctagttttgtattaaatattattataatgatgatattttataatattatgaatttatattaatataattaataaatatttattttgaataacttttaaaagtatatttcattaaatatttgtaatattctattaaagttaataaaaaaattcgTTAAAATCgagaatttttgttatctacacattttttatatagaagatatattatcttattattaaaaaaaatcgttaaatataattttttaaataatttttaattttgctaGTTTGGTATATTAGTATTTTTCTAATAATGATAATGCAATTATATATAGTATTTTgaaatataaaattttattaatattattatacaaATCACTATATTTAGATAAACTTTACCGAATCATACAATTTGCTTTAAGAAAActcaaaattttattatatatagaaATTTTGTATTGTAAAATAGTATATTAGTAATaacattttttataaatattactTTCAACTCCTTCGTAATTTCCTActaaacattataagttttttttcattataattctattatttttagcactattttaattttaaaatttaaggtatccaaattttgaaaattttcaatATTGAGTACTTAAAGTTGACTATTTTTTATGCAAcgcaataaaattaataaattttgcatacttaataaaattgaaaaagaatACTCTTTGgcatttaatattttaaaattcttGAAATAACATTTTGGTGTCCTTTTAAAACTTTTCAATTGGTTTGGCCTGATGATAGCTAGATCCTTGAATCATTTATAAGAAATAATTTAGGTTAGAACTACTAATTGTAGGAACCTAACCAAAGGGATTtgttttcactttttatttttatgttattactATTTTAATAAACTTTCTCCATTTTGTACTATTTATCTTCTTTattctaaataataataaatttattccaaacaaaaaaatatattatttgtaCTTTGAAGACCTAAAGTTACCAATTTGATTATTTAGTATTAAaccatttaaatatttttttaattttattaatttgaaaaattatttatttagcaATGATTGGAATATAAACACTCATAATTGAAATTCCCAAATTCTATAGTTAATACACAACTCAAAACAATAAATGTCTTATTTATCATTTAAAAACTCTTAAACCAAAACAATTGTTTCACTTTTAAActagggatgcacattttccccatGGGGACGGGGCCCCACGGGGACCCGCCCCTAGTGGGGCGGGGAATCCCAATCTAAATGGGGAATGGGGCGGGGACGGGGATAACTTTCAATCCCCGAATATTAAATGAGGCGGGGACAGTGATAGCACTCCCCGCCCCGACGGGCCccatttaaatttttatatatttttgtaatattttatatattttttatgtgtttttgtagtataatagtaatttttttaatattttaaataataaatattgtacaatattttaatttacatataatttacgatttttatttaaatttgtaatttaaaatttattttttaaataaatgagttCCCCGTGAGGATTCCCTGCCCCAATAGGGGATTCCCCACCCCGTCCCTGACGGGAAATAAGCAGAGATGGGACGGGGTGAGGACGGGGATGGAGGGAGCACTCCTCGCCAATTCTCTGCCCCGTGTGCATCACTATTTTGAACATTTACTTGACAATAACCTTACTTTACTTGGGAAAGAGACACTAAAAACATCAATTAGGGATCCTATATACTATATTCACCAGCTGTTCTTATTATTATATAACCCGTATTAGAAAtaacatttatatttttaattgtatatcaatttattttagattttttttgttcaatattaatttaagtatttaattaatatattaatatgtATTATTATTAATCATGTTGCGTATTGTATGGAATGGAACCCATCCAAACTTAATTACCAACTCAAACACATATCAATTAAGATATATACTTTCTtcttaaaaaaatgaaaagacaagaaaacaagagaaaaaaacaatacaattatttatttatcacaATAAAAAACATCATCTTTTAATAAAGGAGTCATATTTGGAGTCAATGACTGGAATTTTATCCATACCTAATTTAGTCAATCATTTTTTGGCGGGATGGTTGGATCTTGAGCTTTGTAACTCAAGGTTTGAGATTCAAACTTCCACACCCTCAATTTGTAcatattatataataaaaaaatattttcactttttTAAGGTGGTATTGCAAGTAACCCGATATCGTGGTGATAATTGTGGTGTTGTTGTCCCTCTCTTCGTGACGAGGTTCGACACTCATTCTCTAAGAGTGTACTTGAATGTGTCGGATTACGGTTTGCAAATagaatttgagattattaattgaGATACAATGATGTCACAttatatgtaaataaataaaaaatccatacctaatttattatttaaaaaacagTTAGAGCTACAATATGCTTGTTCTGTGCTTTTAAGACAGATCCATAACCATTGTTTGTAACTTGTCCAATAATCCGAAGAAAAACAATACCTAACTCTACTCTATTCTGGTTTTCGTTTTCCGGGAAAGTTTTTAATTTCCTAGAAAAACTTTCTGCATTGTTCGAGCTAAAGTAACAGATGGAGGAGAAGAATGATTCTGTGATCATTGAGATTCCAGGAGACCTTAAACAGTGGTCAGAGTGTATGATCTACAGAGTTCCGAGAAAGCTCCGCAAGGAAAACGAAACAAATTTTACTCCTCAGTTAGTTTCAATTGGCCCTTTTCACCACGGCAGAAGTGAGCTTAAAGGAATGGAACCCCACAAGGAGAAATACCTTGACGACTTCTGTAAACGAACTGACAAGACCGAAGAAGATCTGGGAAACTTCGTTAGTGAGCACTCGAAAGAAATTTTGGCTGCTTATGCAGGTACCATTGAGGAGTTCCCTCTCCAAGTGTTTGATCAAATGATTCTCAGAGACTCTTGCTTCATACTCGAGCTGTTGTGCCTGTTTGCTGAGAAGAAATATCATGATCAAGATGACTACATATTGAGAACTACATGGCTGAGGAATGCTATAAAGCTGGACTTGGTTCTTTTTGAGAATCAGCTTCCTTTCTCTTTTCTAGAGAAGTTATATGCCTTCGCCGAGCCTCGACATGAGATTGAGAATTTACTTGGAAGCTCTCAAGTCCAGACCATTCCTTATCCCGACTCAGAAGAAGGCTGTGGTATCAATTCTTGTATCCATTTCATTAAAgggattttatcatttaaattttctCATTGTGTCAGCGGTCCGAAGAATCCTGAAGAAGATATCAATAGTAGTACTAGTAGGAATAGTACTGACAATGATGACCATACATTGTTGAAGATTACCTATAATTTCTTTGCAAATCTCTGTCCTGGGATTGGTGCGGGGAAAGAATTTGATAGGAAAGAAATTAAGCATTTTACTGATTTGTTCAGACATTTTTGGCTTTCAAGGGATTTCAATGAAGGCCGAAAGCTTGGTAGTCCCTTCAAACATGAGAAGTACCTCTACAGCGCAACAAAGCTGAACAAAGCCGGTGTTAAGTTTGTTCCCTCGGCAAACGAACAAGCAAGCTTGGTCGAGTTTAACATTACAGAGAGGCGCCCCTTGTTTAACATCATACCATTTTTGAATACTCTGAAAGTTGAGCTTCCTCCATTCGAGATACAAGGCAACACAGAAACCCTTATGGGAAATGTCATCGCATTGGAGCAGTGTCTCTATCCAGACAAGGCTTACATCTGCAACTACGTTGCTCTGATGAGTCAACTAGTTGACACTGTTGAGGACATTGAgtttctggttgagaagaggatcaTTAAGAACATGCTTGGCAGCAACACGGAGGTGGCTGACTTGGTTAACAGGCTCTCCTATAGAATCACTGAATCACATTTTGTTTATGCTATTAAATGCAAGCAGCTTAACAAGTTCTACGAGACTAAGTTCAACGTTTTAAGGGCAACCCTCAAAAGGGTGTACTTTAATGATCTTTGGACAGGAAGTTCCACTGTGCTTGGCCTTTGTATCCTCTTGTTTTCAGTCTCTTCAACCATTAAGACTCTGTTTTTCCCTGAGCACTAGTTTAGTGAAGTTTACTAGTTTAGTTGGATGGTAATATTAACCGTTGGATGAGGGGGGATGTATCTTCTCTAACCATTGTTTTAGCCACATATCTTTTGGCAGAGTATCTTTGTAAAAATTTATTGCTATTTAATTATGATGTAATAATATAAGTTGAGATGTCAAAAGGATAGGAAATTCTCTTGTTGGCCCTCAATTTTACTTTTTATTCTTCAGCAGGGGAAAAATAAAATGtcaattataaaattttaagCAAAAAGATAATCAAATATTCTAATTATCCATGTAGAGTTAGTTTTtcttttaagtttatatatatagaCCAGGTTGAGTCATAAATATTGTCgtgattttaataaaaattggttcagcattttctttttaaatatatatataatagaatgaattataattttataagatgtataaatatttatattaatattttctatatatgTAATAGATAAACATAATgttgatatagatatatatttccatggctacatgacatatataatatacaataatatttaaaaaaaaattaataatagaaataaaataagaatataaaaagtcattgtgtagacagtaatatacatgcatcaactatttttagtttctaatgtatctcaaaatgtcctttggtgaatttgataaagaaaaagagcttcaatcacttaataaaaaacaaattatcacacaaatttataagataaaaaaaatgatatatatctttattgtttttaaataaatataatttaattatttaaattatcatacaATATcttgaaaatatcatttttcaattaattaattaatttatttttatttaagtttatatttgttctaatttttgaatttgccagtaacaataaaagattatatattatatgtttaatataatattaagtttaattaaattttatttaagttataaaatatatgattttattatttttaaataattatcattgtaaaatatctcaaaatagcttattttaatttgtttaattatttatttatttaattttatttaagtttaagtcatgcttacaatctaccgttaaatataagaatattctgttaaatagaagaatattttgttaaagttaacagaaaaaaattaaaaaaaattaaaacaaaaatttttcgttatctacacattaattatatagaagagatatacatatatatactaggtGGGTATCATAGGTGTAGATGTGTAAATTTGTCAATCAGATGTGCACAGACTTCTAGGAGAAGACTTCTAAGAAaagattgcgaaaataaaatcaaactcatacatgaaaataaaatagcatgttattcatttggaaaaagattttcacttatttacaatcataacataaaaagtaaataaaacaaataataaaactactaatctaaaaatcgggatcttctacatctgatccgtcatctaacatatcgtcatctatctcctcataatcatcattatcatgagcatcaaaatgccctctaggaaggtttgtgagaattctatgtttttgctcatttgtgaactgaaactcaaattttgcagtgaacctaactaagaggaaataatatctcatcacTAATGGTAGTTCATTCTCATCATTCatgtcttcccatatttcttctaaggctgctattacagaatgaaaatctttaaatagcGTTATTACtagtacatattgttctgttgatcttaacattatttgcttagcctcttgaaggccacctatctcttggtgaaacaaaagcaaccttcgagtaatcctttctagtgcccctacggtgtttcttggctcccttattctttttaaagccttaatggctcggatatcttggtaggttaaagctccgttcattcttaactgaaaacataaacactaaaggtgttagctatacacataagcaacatAACTAGTAagttaaacacttacttggcgatCAAAATCgaagctttgagcgtgtgtatcgaggagaacttcatgcgaaggaaccgttgctctgataccaactataatgacccactactctagacttttggaccattaacaaaactatacatacaatccttaatagaactcatatttgcgaaaataccataattttattaagtaacttgtaaaaataagagttacttacaaaataaataccaagaaggatatgggatcccattgtctttaaaaaaaaaacatgatttaaaataaaaagacattacataaatagtgcggaaaatacatgtaaaaagacataaaaagaaactacatcctcgaatcgaataacgctcggctccttgactccattcaccatcgatacacattctctaagcgtccacgaatcttaccgcctcttaagctattttcctgcacataaaacaaaaaggaatgagcctaatgcccagcaaggaaaatctaacacatagtcataaacataaatttcgtaataaacataaagatatatcataacacatattacatacacttattataattgccattattacttggggtcccatagactaaacaagtcatatgcccatggggttagtggggtcctaatagctaagtaggtcatatgcccataacccatttggggtcttgttagtcatatgggtcatatgcccaagcctacaaacatatatacatacatatcataacacatttaataacataaaacataggatgacataaacatataacatattgattctagcctattttccttaccaaagttaccgggatatgtggactgagttgggacttttggaacactcctaaaaccgtatataaagggtg contains the following coding sequences:
- the LOC133790135 gene encoding UPF0481 protein At3g47200-like produces the protein MEEKNDSVIIEIPGDLKQWSECMIYRVPRKLRKENETNFTPQLVSIGPFHHGRSELKGMEPHKEKYLDDFCKRTDKTEEDLGNFVSEHSKEILAAYAGTIEEFPLQVFDQMILRDSCFILELLCLFAEKKYHDQDDYILRTTWLRNAIKLDLVLFENQLPFSFLEKLYAFAEPRHEIENLLGSSQVQTIPYPDSEEGCGINSCIHFIKGILSFKFSHCVSGPKNPEEDINSSTSRNSTDNDDHTLLKITYNFFANLCPGIGAGKEFDRKEIKHFTDLFRHFWLSRDFNEGRKLGSPFKHEKYLYSATKLNKAGVKFVPSANEQASLVEFNITERRPLFNIIPFLNTLKVELPPFEIQGNTETLMGNVIALEQCLYPDKAYICNYVALMSQLVDTVEDIEFLVEKRIIKNMLGSNTEVADLVNRLSYRITESHFVYAIKCKQLNKFYETKFNVLRATLKRVYFNDLWTGSSTVLGLCILLFSVSSTIKTLFFPEH